ACGGGGGCTCGTTCCTCGTGCGCGTCCGTACCCCTGCCGCGGTGGCGGTGCCATACTCCGTCGAGGTGTTCGCGCCCTTCTACCTCCCCTAGGGAGCGGACGCACAGGGGAGCGGAGCCGGTGCACGCGTCAACGCGCAATCACATACAGCCCTCAGGTTCAACATCACCCCCTGCGTCACGGAGGAGGAATCCATGCGGTGGCCATGTCTTGGGCTGATGCTGCTCTCGTTGGGAGGGGCAGGGGCCTGTGGTTCAACCGGGGCGGTGTCCGCCCCCCGGAGTGGGAACGCGCCCACGTGTACCGATGATGCGCGGGAGGATGACGACACGCTGGAACAAGGGCTGGCCGCCGCTCCCATCTCCCATATTTTCAACCATGGGCCCGCGAGGCAGGAGGGGCGGGTGGCCTGCCCCGGGGACGTGGACTGGATCCACGCCCATGCGGACTGCTGCAACCCGTCCGGCGCGCGGGTGCGCTGGGATGCTTCGCTGGGGCCCTTGGAGGTGGAACTCCTCGACTCCGAGGGAAACCCGATCCCGCTGGGCGCACCTGGCGACATCGTCCAGCGGCAACCGGGCGAGGTGTACCTGCTTCGCGCCGAGTACGGGGGCCGGTTCCTCGTGCGCGTCCGCACCAGCGGCGAGGTGGCGGTGCCGTACTCCGTCGAGCTGTTCGCGCCCGTGTTCGTCCGCTGAGCCATCCTCCATGGCTCCGCAGGCCACACCCGCGTGCCCTCCTTGTTGCTCCGTCGTCGACAACACGGGGAGCCGCGGTGTGGCCTCGCTCTCCGGGAAGGCCGCGAGGACGGCTCCGCTCGTGCTGGTACGCACCGTGCAACTCCCGCCGCGTCCACCCCCGGAGAACGCGATGATGAGACGCTCTGCGCTTCTGCTGTTCCCAGTCCTGTTCGGCCTCGCTTGTGGCGAGGACGCTACCGCCCCTTCTTCCGCCGAGGAGTTCCAGGCCAGCTCCGCCGCGCTGTCGGCGGTCTTCTCGGGCAGGGTCCTGGATGCCAACAACCAGCCCGTCGTCAATGCCCGCGTGACGGTGAATGGCATCAGCCGCTTCACCAACGGCACGGGGGCGTACTCCCTCTCGGTGACGGAGTCGCCAACGGGGTACGTGCTCGACATCCGCAAGGACGGCTACGGCCCGGTGAACAAGCTCCAGATGTCAGGCCAGCTCAGCCAGGTGTACGTGCTCCGCAAGGCCTACACGCAGCAGATCAGCCCCACGGCCAACACCGTCATCCAGGACCGGGTCTCCGGCATCCGCGTGGATGTGCTCGCGAACACCCTGCGCACCGCGACGGGCGGCCTGCCCGTGGGCGGCGTGCTGTTCTCCATCGTTCCGCACGGCCCGGACACCATGCCCGGTGACTTCACCGCGCGCAACGCGCTCGGCCAGACGGTGGCGCTCGAGACCGTGGGCGCGGTGACGCTGTCGGCCGTGGACAGCCAGGGCACCACGCTCGTGTTGGCCGCCGGGGCCACGATGAACGTGCGCCTGCCCGTGCCCGCCGCCCTCGGCGGCACCATGCCGGCCTGCGTGCTCAACGGGAGCTGCCGGACCGTGATGTGGCGCTTCAACCCGTCCACGGGTCTGTGGATCGAGCAGAGCGCGAGCCCCCAGTTCTCCACCACGGCCACGACGTTCCGGCTCACGGGCGTACGCCAGGGCGGCATCATCGATCCCCTGGATGGCCTGGGCACCTGGAACACCGACATCGAGAAGGTCAACCCGTCCTGCTCCATCATCGAGTTCGTCAACATCCCCCTGTCTTGCTACAACCCGCTGGGCACGACCCCCGAGCCTGGGCTCACCCTGCACCTCTCGCAGACGTCCTCGGGCAACGTGCTGTGGACGAGCACCGGGACCGTGCGCTCCAGCGCGACGTACATCGCGCAATACAACCTCCCCTCGAATGCCCCCCTTCAGTTGAAGGTGGAGTTCCCGGCGGATGATTGCGCCGACAACCTGACCCTGAGCGCGACCCCGGGGCCGTACACGGTTACGGGTAACACCATCTCGTACAACTCGGGCGCGCCCGCCTCCGGTCCGGGTTATCCGAAGGACTCGGCCGGCAACCCGATCGACTTCGCCGACGTGGCCGTCGGCGATCACACGTGCAGTTCGCACATCTACATCGAGGCGCATCCGTAAGGCGGCTCGCGTGGCACCCGGCGGCGTGCGCGAATCGGGCGCACGCCGCGTCCCCCCGGGGATGATTACACGCCGGCCGTCGCCCGGCACGCCTGACGACATGCAAGGGCGGTCGTGCTCCTAAGGGGCGAATCCCGCGGAGCGCATGGACAGGTCGCAATGCTCGATCAGGAGTTCGGTCAGCACCCGGATCTTCCGTGCGGGATGCTGACCCGGCGGTCGAACCACGTACGCACCCGCCGCGGGTGGTGGATGCCGCGTCATGACGGGCACGAGGGCTCCGGAGGCCACGTGTTCGTCGGTGAGCCAGTCGGGCAGGAGCGCGATCCCGACGCCCGCTGTCGCAGCCGCGAGCAGCGCCACGCCGTTGTCGGCCTTGAAGCGTCCCTGCGGACGAACCGTGATGACCTCGTCGCCGTCCATGAACTGCCAGGTCTCGGTGCCCTGCATCAGGCACGGGTGAGCGAGCAGTTCCTGCGGGGTCTCGGGCGACCCGTGCGCCTGGACATAGGCCGGGCTCGCGACGAGCTTCCCGTGGATCGTGGCGATGCGTCGTGCGATCAGGTTGGAGTCCTGGATGTATCCCACCCGTATCGCGCAGTCGTACCCTTCGGCGATGAGATCGACGAAGCGATCGCTGTAGCTGGTCTGGATGTGAAGCTGGGGGTGGCGTCGCGCCATTTCCGCGAGCACGGGAGCGAAATGAGTCAGGCCGAAAGACAGTGGCGCGGCCACACGAAGGCGTCCGCGAAGGTCACCGGCGGGAAGGATCGTCTCCCTTGCCGCGTCGATCTCGGCGCACACCCTGGCGGCGTGGTCACGGAACGTGGCCCCGGCCTCCGTGAGCGCAGCCCCCCGGGTTGATCGGGTCAGCAGCTGGACGCCGAGTTCCCCTTCGAGACGGACGAGCCGACGGCTGACGATCGACTTGGACACGCCGAGCCGCAGTGCCGCGGGCGAGACCCCGCCGGCATCAGCCACCTCCACAAACGTTCGCAGATCTTCGACGTCCAACTCAGCGTTCCACTTTCCGCGACACAGCTCGCCACGGAATCGTACTACCGCGTCGAGCGCCAGAACGCCACATTGAGTCTCCCAGCGGCGTTGTCGCTGGCGCACCACTCAATCACCCACTTCGCCACAACGGCACAAGGATGCTCCGATGACTTTCCGCAACGGCCTCTCTTCGCTTCTTCGTCCCGAGGACTCGGTCCTCGTCTTGATCGACCACCAGCCGTTCCAGCTCGCGAACGTGAACAGCCACGATCCGCACATGGTGGTCAACCATGCAACGGCCTTGGCGAAGGCCGCCAAGGCCTATGGCGTCCCGACCATTCTGACGAGCGTGATCGCCGATCGAGGCGGCCTCCTCTTCCCGCAGATCACCGATGTCTTCCCGGGCCAGGAGGTGATCGACCGGACGTTCATCAACACCTGGGAGGACCGGAAGGTCGTGGACGCGGTCAAGGCCACGGGGCGCAAGCAGCTGATCATCGCGGGCCTGTATACGGAGATCTGTGTCGCCATGCCGGTGATCCAGGCCCTCGGCGAGGGCTGGGATGTGACGGTGATCACCGATGCGTGTGGCGCCTTTTCGGTGGAGGCGCATCAGGTGGCCATCCAACGCATGATCGCGGCCGGCGCCAACATGATGACGTGGCTGGCACTCGTGTCCGAATGGCAGCGCGATCACGCGCGGACGGCGCACGTGGCTGAATTCGTCGACCTGCTCAAGAACCATGCGGCTGGCCTCGGCATTGCGTTCCTGTGGGAGCAGCAGTTGCTCAACACGCCCGTGCCCGGCAAAGCACGATGACCTGGGCGGGGGTGTGACGGCTCATCGGGCCTCGCATCCCCGTCACCGGCAAGGCCGGCCTGTGCGGTGCGGACGGCCCTCGTTCAGCCGACGTCAGGCCTTGATGTACTTCTCGGACACGTCCGAGAAGTCACGCTTCACATACCGCTCCAGTTGCATCGTGTTCACCGCATGCAGCAGCGCCTGGAAGTGTTTCACCAGCACGGTCTCGTTCTCGATGGCCGTGAGCTTGTGATCTGCTCGGGCCGCCCCCGTCTGCGGCCCTCCTCGGCCCCTCCGCTCCACTCCACCACCTCTCCACGGGCCTTCAATCCTTCCTATGCGCACTGCCTCCAGGGTCATGGGCCCCACGCGCTTCGCCTTGCGTGACGTGGCCATCGGATTTCCTCCTCCCGGGCGGGGATGATACAGGGTCCGTGGCCCGCGACGGACGTGGGCCTCATGGGAGGGAATACAATGCACTTTCGTTGGCTGGCCATCGTGGCCGCGTCGGGACTCTGGGTGGGGTGTGGCGGCGAGGCGGACAAGGCCCTCAATGGCTACAAGAAGGCCTCTCTGTCCTCCAAGGCGGACGTGGAGCAGTGGGCGGCGACGTCCAGCGCGCCCAACGTGTACGTGGCCGCCAACCAGGTAGCGCTCCTCTTGGGCCTGACGGGCATTGGCAGCGGCACCCAGGACACCTCGTGCCCCGCCCAGAAGAAGGACGGCACCACCACGACCTTCACGGGCGGCTGCACGGACGAGAACGGCGACGAGTGGTTCGGCTCCATGGAGCGGAAGCTCGAGAAGGAGGGGTCCGAAAACGCTACCCTCACCTACAAGGACTTCGGCTTCCATCAGACCACCAGCTGCTCGGGCAAGAGCGGCAAGACGAAGATCCTCTTCGCGGGGACCGCTTCCGTCAAGGGAGCCGACACGAAGCAGGAGTTCGACCTGGACATCCGCATGGACGTCTCGGGTCTGGATGAGGACTCCTGCGTGGAGCGCACCGACTCCGGCGCCTGGTCGTACCAGGGCACCTACGAGGGCTCGTCGGAGCTGACGGGGCGGCGCACGTGGAACGGCTCGGGCCGCATCGGCACCTCGGAGCTGGGCGTGGTCGAGGTCGAGACGAAGGCGGAGGTGGTGGACCCGTCGGAGTGCGGCGACGAGGCCCTCTCGGGCACCACCACCATCAAGTCGGACGGCCACACCGCCGTCATCACGTACGATGGCGCCACGGACTGTGATGAGTCCTCCACCGTGAAGTCGTCCCTCGACGGGGGCGCCTCGGTGGAACTCGAGGGCGTGAGCTGCACGAGCGCCACCGGTCCCGCGATCTCGGCCTGGGGCCTGGGCCTGCTCGGGGCGCTGGGGCTGATGCGCCGCCGCGCCCGGCGCTGAGCCGCGAGCGATGAAGTCCTCCCCGGCGCCTGTCTCGAGCGCCGGGGAGTCTGCTCACTGGAACCTGCGGCGATTCCTATCCGGCACCGCCGTGGTGGCGGTGCTGGTCGCCACCTGCATGGCATCCGGCCCGCCCTCCGCGCAATCGGGGCATTGCGCCAGCTCGTCCCAGCACTCCATGTGCACGGCGAAGAGCTCTCCACAGTCCTCACACGAAGACTCGACGACGACATTGGCGAACAAGCCCTTTGATTCCTCTCCACAGACAACACAGGGCAGGGAGTGCCTGGGCTTGAGCGCTCGGCTGTCTGGGAAGAGGTGGGAGTCGAGCAACGCCTGCTCGACACCTTCATGGGACGGCCTGATGCTGCAGTGGAGCGTTTGAAGGTGCGCCTGAAATAGACACGCGCAGAGGAGCGGACGCGGCTCAA
This genomic stretch from Cystobacter fuscus DSM 2262 harbors:
- a CDS encoding carboxypeptidase-like regulatory domain-containing protein — translated: MMRRSALLLFPVLFGLACGEDATAPSSAEEFQASSAALSAVFSGRVLDANNQPVVNARVTVNGISRFTNGTGAYSLSVTESPTGYVLDIRKDGYGPVNKLQMSGQLSQVYVLRKAYTQQISPTANTVIQDRVSGIRVDVLANTLRTATGGLPVGGVLFSIVPHGPDTMPGDFTARNALGQTVALETVGAVTLSAVDSQGTTLVLAAGATMNVRLPVPAALGGTMPACVLNGSCRTVMWRFNPSTGLWIEQSASPQFSTTATTFRLTGVRQGGIIDPLDGLGTWNTDIEKVNPSCSIIEFVNIPLSCYNPLGTTPEPGLTLHLSQTSSGNVLWTSTGTVRSSATYIAQYNLPSNAPLQLKVEFPADDCADNLTLSATPGPYTVTGNTISYNSGAPASGPGYPKDSAGNPIDFADVAVGDHTCSSHIYIEAHP
- a CDS encoding LysR family transcriptional regulator; protein product: MDVEDLRTFVEVADAGGVSPAALRLGVSKSIVSRRLVRLEGELGVQLLTRSTRGAALTEAGATFRDHAARVCAEIDAARETILPAGDLRGRLRVAAPLSFGLTHFAPVLAEMARRHPQLHIQTSYSDRFVDLIAEGYDCAIRVGYIQDSNLIARRIATIHGKLVASPAYVQAHGSPETPQELLAHPCLMQGTETWQFMDGDEVITVRPQGRFKADNGVALLAAATAGVGIALLPDWLTDEHVASGALVPVMTRHPPPAAGAYVVRPPGQHPARKIRVLTELLIEHCDLSMRSAGFAP
- a CDS encoding isochorismatase family protein, whose protein sequence is MTFRNGLSSLLRPEDSVLVLIDHQPFQLANVNSHDPHMVVNHATALAKAAKAYGVPTILTSVIADRGGLLFPQITDVFPGQEVIDRTFINTWEDRKVVDAVKATGRKQLIIAGLYTEICVAMPVIQALGEGWDVTVITDACGAFSVEAHQVAIQRMIAAGANMMTWLALVSEWQRDHARTAHVAEFVDLLKNHAAGLGIAFLWEQQLLNTPVPGKAR